Proteins from one Hydrogenophaga sp. SL48 genomic window:
- a CDS encoding alpha-hydroxy acid oxidase, with translation MNGKPPSPRTTLPEGLVSLADHATLAHTALSPEADAYFNGGAADETTLRENVAAWQRLRLHPRVLRPLAGGHTRVQLLGRTLAHPVLIAPMAYQRLAHPHGEMATALAAAVLGAGFVLSTQASVPLEDVAHTVLGEAERGPLWFQLYLQPDRAFTRDLVHRAEAAGYEALVLTVDAPVNGARDRERRAGFALPSGITAINLQGLRPPKPQTLRPGQSPLFEDLLTHAPTWDDVAWLRSVTRLPLLLKGVTHPADARLAVQTGAHGLIVSNHGGRTLDTMPATAELLPAVMQAVGGEVPVLVDGGIRRGTDVLKAMALGAAAVLVGRPVIHGLANAGATGVAHVIRLLRDELEIAMALCGCQTLAEAAMSLGRPADRH, from the coding sequence CTGAACGGCAAACCCCCCTCGCCCCGCACCACCCTGCCCGAAGGCCTGGTCAGTCTGGCCGACCATGCAACGCTGGCGCACACGGCGTTGAGCCCCGAAGCCGACGCCTATTTCAACGGCGGCGCGGCCGACGAGACCACGCTGCGCGAGAACGTCGCGGCCTGGCAGCGCCTGCGCTTGCACCCGCGCGTGCTGCGCCCGCTGGCGGGCGGCCACACGCGGGTGCAACTGCTGGGGCGCACACTGGCCCACCCGGTCCTGATCGCCCCCATGGCCTACCAGCGCCTGGCGCACCCCCACGGCGAAATGGCCACGGCCTTGGCTGCGGCCGTGCTCGGCGCCGGGTTCGTGCTCAGCACCCAGGCCAGCGTGCCGCTGGAAGACGTGGCCCACACTGTGCTGGGCGAAGCGGAGCGGGGCCCGCTGTGGTTCCAGCTCTACCTTCAACCCGACCGCGCCTTCACACGGGACCTGGTGCACCGCGCCGAAGCCGCCGGCTACGAGGCACTGGTGCTCACCGTGGACGCCCCGGTGAACGGCGCGCGGGACCGCGAACGCCGTGCAGGTTTTGCGCTGCCGTCCGGGATCACCGCGATCAACCTGCAGGGCCTGCGCCCGCCCAAACCCCAGACCCTGCGGCCCGGTCAAAGCCCCTTGTTCGAAGACCTGCTCACCCACGCGCCCACCTGGGACGACGTGGCCTGGCTGCGCTCCGTCACGCGCCTGCCGCTGCTGCTCAAGGGCGTCACCCACCCGGCCGACGCGCGCCTCGCCGTGCAGACCGGGGCGCACGGTCTGATCGTCTCCAACCACGGCGGGCGCACGCTCGACACCATGCCCGCGACCGCCGAGCTGCTGCCGGCGGTGATGCAAGCGGTCGGTGGCGAGGTGCCGGTGCTGGTGGATGGCGGCATCCGGCGCGGCACCGACGTGCTCAAGGCCATGGCGCTTGGCGCAGCGGCCGTGCTGGTGGGCCGCCCCGTCATTCACGGGCTGGCCAACGCCGGCGCCACGGGGGTGGCCCACGTCATCCGCCTGCTGCGCGACGAGCTGGAGATCGCGATGGCACTCTGCGGTTGCCAGACCCTGGCCGAGGCGGCCATGTCCCTCGGGCGGCCAGCCGACAGGCACTGA